One region of Drosophila subobscura isolate 14011-0131.10 chromosome J, UCBerk_Dsub_1.0, whole genome shotgun sequence genomic DNA includes:
- the LOC117893064 gene encoding SURF1-like protein, translated as MLRLSTQMCRQGVWALSRLPSSRNALQTVTRKMTQQRAPADWTTSIRTEPKEKDKITALGWFLLLIPATTFGLGCWQVKRKIWKEQLIKDLHEQLNMAAVELPENLADLSHMEYRLVKVRGRFLHDKEMRMGPRSLIRPDGGETQGGLFSQRDAGNGYLIVTPFQLSNRDDIVLINRGWVSRKHVDPETRALAQPRTEVELTAVVRQGEARPQFTPDHKSANMYLYRDLPRMCGSSGAAHVFLDAVYDPQAMSGGPIGGQTRVTLRNDHMSYLVTWFSLSAATSFLWYRQIVKRLAF; from the exons aTGCTGCGTTTAAGTACACAAATGTGCCGGCAAGGTGTCTGGGCATTGTCGCggctgcccagcagcagaaatgcaCTACAAACGGTCACCAGAAAGATGACACAACAGCGGGCGCCGGCAGACTGGACCACAAGCATTCGCACAGAGCCCAAGGAAAAGGACAAGATTACAGCTCTTGGCTGGTTTCTGCTG CTCATACCCGCCACCACATTTGGCCTGGGCTGCTGGCAGGTGAAGCGCAAGATCTGGAAGGAGCAGCTAATAAAGGATCTGCACGAGCAGCTGAACATGGCAGCAGTAGAACTGCCCGAAAA TCTCGCTGACTTGTCACACATGGAATATCGCCTGGTGAAGGTGCGCGGACGCTTCCTGCACGACAAGGAGATGCGCATGGGGCCGCGTTCGCTCATACGTCCCGATGGTGGGGAGACACAGGGCGGTCTATTCTCCCAGCGTGATGCTGGCAATGGTTACTTGATTGTGACACCCTTTCAGCTGTCGAACAGGGA TGACATTGTGCTGATAAATCGCGGTTGGGTGTCCCGCAAGCATGTGGATCCGGAAACGCGCGCCCTCGCCCAACCCCGAACGGAGGTGGAGCTCACGGCTGTGGTGCGTCAGGGTGAGGCGCGTCCACAGTTCACGCCCGACCACAAGAGCGCcaatatgtatctgtatcggGATCTGCCACGCATGTGCGGGTCCAGCGGCGCGGCACACGTCTTCCTGGATGCCGTCTACGATCCGCAGGCGATGAGTGGCGGACCCATTGGTGGCCAGACGCGTGTGACACTGCGCAACGATCACATGTCGTATTTGGTGACATGGTTCAGCCTGTCGGCAGCCACCTCCTTCCTGTGGTACCGCCAGATTGTCAAGCGTTTGGCCTTCTAA
- the LOC117893065 gene encoding ubiquinol-cytochrome-c reductase complex assembly factor 1, with protein MQCTRAVARLATGISRIHLVGQQTAALALVYAQPCRLCSSARVVDSAADKAKPATTPETPADDGILKRVLNKVGFTPNTKARLKVTSHLLYESVADKINYVAFFRDFSLPNTFNSWFLVTELHVWLLLMRSMAEGSETGEDGRFLRNCIVEAMWGDVNTRAKKLGAHNPSRTRQQIETLSEQFQAALIAYDEGIMSDDRVLAGALWRRFFEMNCDDYAHIERLVKYVRQQAVMLDSLPREQFITKPKVAWLDLDKCKV; from the exons ATGCAGTGCACACGGGCAGTGGCTAGGTTGGCCACCGGCATATCCAGAATCCACTTG GTTGGTCAGCAGACTGCAGCTCTTGCGCTCGTCTATGCACAGCCCTGTCGCCTGTGCTCATCCGCGCGAGTCGTGGACAGTGCCGCGGACAAAGCAAAGCCAGCGACGACACCGGAGACACCAGCAGACGATGGAATTCTGAAGCGGGTGCTCAACAAAGTTGGCTTCACACCCAACACAAAGGCG CGTCTCAAGGTCACCAGTCATCTGCTGTACGAGAGCGTGGCGGATAAGATCAATTATGTGGCTTTTTTTCGTGACTTCAGTCTGCCCAACACGTTCAACTCGTGGTTCCTGGTCACAGAGCTGCacgtctggctgctgctgatgcgctcCATGGCCGAGGGCTCCGAGACGGGCGAAGATGGACGCTTTCTGCGCAACTGCATCGTGGAGGCCATGTGGGGCGATGTCAACACGCGTGCCAAGAAGTTGGGG GCACACAATCCCTCACGCACAAGGCAACAAATTGAGACGCTGTCGGAGCAATTTCAAGCCGCGCTCATTGCCTACGACGAGGGCATCATGTCCGACGATCGCGTGCTGGCCGGCGCCCTGTGGCGACGCTTCTTCGAGATGAACTGCGACGACTACGCGCACATCGAGCGGCTCGTTAAATACGTGCGCCAGCAGGCCGTCATGCTGGACAGTCTGCCGCGCGAACAGTTCATCACAAAGCCCAAGGTGGCCTGGCTGGACCTCGACAAGTGCAAGGTGTAA
- the LOC117893062 gene encoding UDP-glucose 6-dehydrogenase, translating to MKVCCIGAGYVGGPTCAVMALKCPDIVITLVDKSSERIAQWNSDKLPIYEPGLDEVVKKCRNVNLFFSTDIETAIKEADLIFISVNTPTKTCGNGKGRAADLKYVESAARMIAEIAQSNKIVVEKSTVPVRAAESIMHILRANQKPGIHYDILSNPEFLAEGTAINDLLNADRVLIGGEETTEGHEAVAKLSWIYEHWIPKQNILTTNTWSSELSKLAANAFLAQRISSINSLSAVCEATGADVSEVARAVGLDSRIGSKFLQASVGFGGSCFQKDILNLIYICENLNLPEVAAYWQQVIDMNDYQKRRFSQKIIESLFNTVSDKRIAILGFAFKKNTGDTRETAAITVCQTLLEEGAKLDIYDPKVEPEQIIDDLTHPSVTESPENVKKAVQIHSDPYSAVRATHALVICTEWDEFVDLDFQRIYQSMMKPAYIFDGRKILDHERLHQIGFHVQTIGKKYQRSGLLRSWGIVPQL from the exons ATGAAGGTTTGCTGTATTGGGGCTGGCTATGTCGGCGGTCCGACATGTGCGGTAATGGCACTCAAGTGTCCCGACATTGTCATAACCCTTGTGGATAAAAGTTCGGAGCGCATTGCACAGTGGAATTCGGATAAATTGCCCATTTACGAG CCTGGCCTCGATGAGGTCGTGAAGAAATGCCGCAATGTGAATCTGTTCTTCTCCACGGACATTGAGACAGCCATCAAGGAGGCGGACCTCATTTTCATATCGGTCAACACGCCCACAAAGACTtgcggcaatggcaaag GACGTGCTGCGGATCTGAAGTATGTGGAAAGTGCAGCGAGAATGATTGCCGAGATCGCGCAATCCAACAAGATTGTGGTGGAGAAGAGCACGGTGCCGGTGCGCGCGGCGGAGAGCATTATGCACATACTCAGGGCAAACCAGAAGCCGGGCATTCATTACGATATCCTCTCCAATCCGGAGTTCCTGGCGGAGGGCACGGCCATCAATGATCTGCTGAACGCGGATCGTGTGCTGATCGGGGGAGAGGAGACAACCGAGGGCCATGAGGCGGTGGCCAAGCTGTCGTGGATCTACGAGCATTGGATACCCAAGCAGAACATTCTCACAACGAACACGTGGAGCAGCGAACTGTCCAAGCTGGCGGCGAATGCCTTCCTCGCGCAGCGCATCTCCAGCATCAACTCGCTGTCGGCGGTGTGCGAGGCCACCGGGGCAGACGTGTCCGAGGTGGCGCGTGCCGTGGGCCTGGACTCGCGCATTGGCTCGAAGTTCCTGCAGGCCTCGGTGGGCTTCGGCGGCAGCTGCTTCCAGAAGGACATCCTGAACTTGATTTACATTTGCGAGAATCTGAATCTGCCGGAGGTGGCGGCCTACTGGCAGCAGGTGATCGACATGAATGACTACCAGAAGCGTCGCTTCTCGCAGAAGATCATCGAGAGTCTGTTCAACACGGTGTCGGACAAGCGGATTGCCATCCTGGGCTTTGCCTTCAAGAAGAACACGGGCGACACGCGCGAAACGGCGGCCATAACCGTCTGCCAGACGCTGCTCGAGGAGGGCGCCAAGCTGGACATTTACGACCCCAAGGTGGAGCCCGAGCAGATCATCGATGACCTGACGCATCCCAGCGTCACCGAGTCGCCCGAGAACGTGAAGAAAGCGGTGCAAATCCACAGCGATCCGTACAGCGCTGTGCGTGCCACGCACGCCCTCGTCATCTGCACGGAGTGGGATGAGTTTGTGGACTTGGATTTCCAGCGCATCTATCAGTCGATGATGAAGCCGGCTTACATCTTTGACGGACGCAAGATCCTCGACCACGAGCGACTGCATCAGATCGGGTTCCATGTGCAGACCATTGGCAAAAAGTATCAGCGGTCGGGCCTGCTACGCTCCTGGGGCATTGTGCCGCAGCTGTAG